In Limibacillus sp., the following are encoded in one genomic region:
- a CDS encoding pyridoxamine 5'-phosphate oxidase family protein → MPRKFAEIAFTPTVKSVQEQQGSREAYQKFEEIDEPEALLSEKEAAFIEARDGFYQATVSETGWPYVQFRGGPAGFLKVIDARHIGYADFRGNRQYLSVGNLSANDRVALILMDYANRRRLKIWARARILDAEDAPELVSKLQAPGYRARVERAVILKIEAFDWNCPQHITPRFTEAEIASVTGPLQARIAELEEQLGRAG, encoded by the coding sequence ATGCCCCGCAAATTCGCCGAAATCGCCTTCACGCCCACGGTCAAGTCTGTCCAGGAGCAGCAGGGCAGCCGCGAGGCTTACCAGAAGTTCGAAGAGATCGACGAGCCGGAGGCCCTCCTGAGCGAGAAGGAGGCCGCCTTCATCGAGGCCCGAGATGGCTTCTACCAGGCGACCGTGAGCGAAACGGGCTGGCCCTATGTGCAGTTCAGGGGCGGCCCCGCGGGCTTTCTGAAGGTGATCGACGCCCGGCACATCGGCTATGCCGACTTCCGGGGCAACCGGCAGTATCTGAGCGTCGGCAACCTGAGCGCCAACGACCGGGTGGCGCTGATCCTGATGGACTACGCCAACCGCCGCCGCCTGAAGATCTGGGCGCGCGCCCGAATCCTGGACGCCGAAGACGCGCCGGAGCTCGTTTCCAAACTTCAGGCGCCGGGCTACCGCGCACGGGTCGAACGGGCGGTGATCCTGAAGATCGAGGCCTTCGACTGGAACTGCCCGCAGCACATCACGCCGCGCTTCACCGAAGCCGAGATCGCGAGCGTCACGGGCCCGCTGCAGGCCCGGATCGCCGAACTGGAAGAACAGCTCGGACGCGCCGGTTAG
- a CDS encoding LysR family transcriptional regulator, with amino-acid sequence MDRLQGIEVFVRVAELGGFAKAARDLGLSPPAATRAVSALEERLGARLLVRTTRSVRVTESGARFLADAKRLLVELQEAEESAAGDHAEPRGELRITAPLLFGRLHVAPVLAAFLDRYPLVSAQALFLDRSVSLMEEGLDLAVRIGPLPDSSLIAIKVGEVRPTVFASPAYLARAGTPQRPSDLSGHRLIHANSVSALPEWRFLEAGSERRFRFEPRLTLNANEAVRELAESGWGVARLLSYQVAEALSAGRLVRLLEDYEPAPLPVHLLHPEGRRTSAKLRAFVDFAALRLGERLRALP; translated from the coding sequence TTGGACCGTCTTCAGGGCATCGAGGTCTTCGTGCGGGTCGCGGAGCTTGGCGGCTTCGCCAAGGCGGCGCGCGACCTCGGCCTGTCGCCGCCCGCCGCCACGCGGGCGGTCTCGGCCCTGGAGGAGCGGCTGGGTGCGCGTCTTCTGGTGCGCACCACCCGTTCGGTTCGCGTGACCGAGAGCGGCGCGCGTTTCCTCGCCGACGCCAAGCGCCTGCTCGTGGAGCTTCAGGAGGCCGAGGAGTCAGCGGCGGGCGATCACGCGGAGCCGCGCGGCGAGCTTCGCATCACCGCCCCCCTGCTGTTCGGACGCCTGCATGTGGCCCCGGTTCTGGCCGCCTTCCTGGACCGCTATCCCCTGGTGAGCGCGCAGGCGCTTTTCCTCGACCGCAGCGTCAGCTTGATGGAGGAGGGCCTGGACCTGGCGGTCCGCATCGGGCCCCTGCCGGATTCTTCGCTGATCGCGATCAAGGTCGGGGAGGTGCGCCCCACGGTCTTCGCCAGTCCCGCCTATCTGGCCCGCGCGGGAACCCCGCAGCGGCCCTCCGACCTCAGCGGACACCGCCTGATCCATGCGAACTCCGTCAGCGCTCTTCCCGAGTGGCGCTTTCTCGAAGCCGGGTCCGAACGGCGCTTCCGGTTCGAGCCGCGCTTGACCCTGAACGCCAACGAGGCCGTGCGCGAGCTGGCCGAGAGCGGCTGGGGCGTTGCGCGCCTGCTTTCCTATCAGGTTGCCGAGGCGCTCAGCGCCGGCCGGTTGGTGAGGCTCCTTGAGGACTACGAACCCGCGCCGCTGCCGGTCCATCTGCTGCACCCCGAAGGACGGCGCACCTCGGCAAAGCTGCGCGCCTTCGTCGACTTCGCGGCCCTGCGCTTGGGCGAGCGCCTGAGAGCGCTGCCCTAG
- a CDS encoding FkbM family methyltransferase, with the protein MPLHPRLSKAGGSRALKSRRRGDHAIASDPPPLSPPFGRYALPAPLEALRRLGEGLPSRWAVSLLRRLCLLGTGDAADVTIFGGLKARLHPRDNRAEKRVFCGSQFWDLAERERLGRALSESGEAPFVFIDAGANVGLYSLDLLARARRAGKALRILAVEPDPTNAARLLDNLAASTATEVSHAPVALGAESGEVRFVSDSLVNRGEARIADEGESGDLTLPLRPLLTVIEEAGFARVDAMKMDIEGHEVPVLTAFFATAPKTLWPRLSVLEVGKGEGRGELFELMEKNGYRLETRHKLNAVFLLEEPAG; encoded by the coding sequence TTGCCTTTGCATCCCAGGCTTTCTAAAGCAGGGGGATCGAGGGCTCTGAAATCACGCCGCCGGGGGGACCACGCCATCGCATCCGATCCGCCACCGCTGTCGCCGCCCTTCGGGCGCTACGCGCTGCCAGCACCGCTGGAGGCGCTGCGCCGTCTGGGCGAGGGCCTGCCCAGCCGCTGGGCGGTCTCCCTGCTGCGCCGCCTCTGTCTGCTCGGGACCGGCGACGCCGCCGACGTGACGATCTTCGGCGGTCTGAAGGCCCGGCTCCACCCCCGCGACAACCGCGCCGAAAAGCGCGTCTTCTGCGGCAGCCAGTTCTGGGACCTGGCGGAGCGCGAGCGGCTGGGACGGGCGCTGTCGGAGAGCGGAGAGGCGCCCTTCGTTTTCATCGACGCCGGGGCCAATGTCGGGCTCTACAGCCTCGACCTGCTGGCGCGGGCAAGGCGCGCGGGCAAGGCCCTGCGCATCCTCGCGGTCGAGCCAGATCCGACCAACGCGGCCAGGCTTCTGGACAACCTCGCGGCCAGCACGGCCACGGAGGTGAGCCACGCCCCGGTCGCCCTGGGCGCGGAGAGCGGCGAGGTGCGCTTTGTCAGCGATTCGCTGGTCAACCGGGGCGAGGCGCGGATCGCGGACGAAGGCGAAAGCGGCGACCTGACCCTGCCCCTGCGCCCGCTACTGACGGTGATCGAAGAGGCGGGCTTCGCGCGCGTGGACGCCATGAAGATGGATATCGAAGGGCACGAGGTCCCGGTGCTGACCGCCTTCTTCGCGACCGCGCCCAAGACGCTCTGGCCCCGCCTCTCAGTGCTGGAGGTCGGCAAGGGCGAAGGACGCGGCGAGCTCTTCGAGTTGATGGAGAAGAACGGCTACCGCCTGGAGACGCGCCATAAGCTGAATGCGGTCTTCCTTCTTGAGGAGCCGGCGGGCTAG
- a CDS encoding class I SAM-dependent methyltransferase has translation MSSSHIGLTEALSRYLDEKGLRESDVLRRLREETAGMEYARMQITPGQGALMAMLVKLTGAKLCVEVGTFTGYSALAVAAALPEDGRLICCDVSKEWTDVGRRYWEEAGLSDRIDLRIAPATETLDALSGEGLAGQVDFAFVDADKTNYGRYYEQLLGLLRPGGLIAVDNVLWSGSVIDPEDQSEDTKAIRALNDAIAKDERVDHVLLPVGDGLTLARKR, from the coding sequence ATGTCCTCTTCACACATTGGCCTCACCGAGGCGCTTTCGCGCTATCTGGACGAAAAGGGCCTGCGCGAAAGCGATGTCCTTCGCCGCCTGCGGGAGGAAACCGCCGGCATGGAGTATGCCCGGATGCAGATCACGCCCGGGCAGGGGGCGCTCATGGCCATGCTGGTGAAGCTGACCGGGGCGAAGCTCTGCGTCGAGGTCGGCACCTTCACCGGTTACAGCGCCCTTGCCGTCGCCGCCGCACTGCCCGAAGACGGGCGCCTCATCTGCTGCGACGTCAGCAAGGAGTGGACCGACGTGGGCCGGCGCTATTGGGAAGAGGCGGGGCTGTCGGACCGGATCGATCTGCGCATCGCCCCGGCGACCGAGACGCTGGACGCGCTTTCAGGGGAGGGGCTGGCCGGTCAGGTGGACTTCGCCTTCGTGGACGCCGACAAGACCAACTATGGCCGCTATTACGAGCAGCTCCTGGGGCTGCTGCGCCCCGGCGGCCTGATCGCCGTCGACAACGTGCTCTGGAGCGGCTCCGTCATTGACCCCGAGGATCAGAGCGAGGACACCAAGGCGATCCGCGCGCTCAACGACGCCATCGCCAAGGACGAGCGCGTGGACCATGTCCTGCTGCCGGTCGGCGACGGCCTGACCCTGGCGAGGAAGCGCTAG
- a CDS encoding alpha/beta hydrolase, with protein sequence MPQGFFEGFTLQTQPVEAGELRLRLGGSGPPLLLLHGNPQTHAMWHAVAPRLARHFTVVCADLRGYGGSLKPEASADHAPYSKREMAKDMVQLMARLGHRRFSLAGHDRGGRVAHRLALDHPEAVERLAVLDIVPTLEHFERTDMASAMGYYHWFWLAQPHPFPETLIGADPRFWFRHHTTRPPKHGSFFHPDALEDYLSAVDHPETVRGICEDYRAAATIDLVHDRESREKGLKIGCPLLALWGKKGKIDAWFEPLEIWRDYCTGSLEGGPVDSGHYLAEETPEEVLEHFLRFFGEA encoded by the coding sequence ATGCCGCAGGGTTTCTTCGAAGGCTTCACTCTCCAGACCCAGCCGGTCGAGGCGGGGGAGCTGCGGCTGCGCCTGGGCGGCTCGGGACCGCCGCTCTTGCTGCTTCACGGCAACCCGCAGACGCACGCCATGTGGCACGCGGTGGCGCCGCGCCTGGCGCGGCATTTCACCGTGGTCTGCGCGGACCTGCGCGGCTATGGCGGTTCGCTGAAGCCCGAAGCCAGCGCCGACCACGCGCCCTATTCCAAGCGCGAGATGGCCAAGGACATGGTTCAGTTGATGGCGCGGCTGGGCCACCGGCGTTTCAGTCTGGCCGGGCACGACCGGGGCGGACGCGTCGCCCACCGCCTGGCGCTGGACCATCCCGAGGCGGTCGAGAGGCTCGCGGTCCTGGACATCGTGCCGACGCTGGAGCACTTCGAGCGCACCGACATGGCCTCGGCCATGGGCTATTACCACTGGTTCTGGCTGGCCCAGCCCCACCCCTTCCCGGAGACCCTGATCGGCGCGGACCCGCGCTTCTGGTTCCGCCACCACACCACGCGCCCGCCCAAGCATGGCAGCTTCTTCCACCCCGACGCGCTGGAGGATTACTTGAGCGCCGTCGACCATCCCGAGACGGTGCGCGGCATCTGCGAGGACTACCGCGCCGCTGCGACCATCGATCTGGTCCACGACCGGGAGAGCCGGGAGAAGGGCCTGAAGATCGGCTGCCCCCTGCTGGCGCTTTGGGGCAAGAAGGGCAAGATCGACGCCTGGTTCGAGCCCCTGGAGATTTGGCGGGACTACTGCACCGGCAGTCTTGAGGGCGGCCCCGTCGACAGCGGCCACTACCTGGCCGAGGAAACGCCGGAGGAGGTGCTGGAGCACTTCCTGCGTTTCTTTGGAGAGGCCTAG
- a CDS encoding FecR domain-containing protein has product MGDSSGSSGIERAGGTPPPGGPDGQIAQLGREADAIGNVTSLTGAASVLRQGETLLLSPGDSLFEGDLLQTGTAAEITVVFADGTTFSLSPNASMVLESYLYAPEESDNGLNFGLLQGTFVFITGALTEDGDFVVDTPVAVIGIRGTSPAVRIEADQATSFSILPDPDGQVGSYSLFSRDGGELIAVIEDPARLVTIAAPGEAPFERALAPDEITDFYLLRNRGTDSLEQNREEQEEEPQSPFDPNNENDRDPGARDSGRGGQRGDAGEEREDSDYLQLGELLSDLGPVGPGHPAEAPGALMAQLGSDFQPGGGDPLALLLFDGAQGELIY; this is encoded by the coding sequence ATGGGGGATTCTTCTGGTTCTTCTGGCATTGAGCGGGCTGGCGGGACTCCTCCGCCCGGTGGCCCTGACGGGCAGATCGCGCAGCTCGGTCGAGAGGCGGACGCGATCGGCAACGTTACGTCCTTGACCGGCGCCGCCAGCGTGCTCCGCCAGGGGGAAACCCTGCTGCTCTCGCCTGGTGATTCCCTGTTCGAGGGCGACCTGCTTCAGACCGGCACGGCGGCGGAGATCACCGTCGTCTTCGCCGACGGCACCACCTTCAGCCTTTCCCCGAACGCGAGCATGGTGCTGGAGTCCTATCTCTATGCCCCCGAGGAGAGCGACAACGGGCTCAACTTCGGCCTGCTTCAGGGCACCTTCGTCTTCATCACCGGCGCGCTGACCGAAGACGGCGACTTCGTGGTGGACACCCCCGTGGCCGTGATCGGGATTCGGGGCACCTCCCCGGCCGTCAGGATCGAGGCGGACCAGGCCACGAGCTTCTCCATCCTGCCCGACCCGGACGGCCAGGTCGGCAGCTACAGCCTCTTCAGCCGCGACGGCGGGGAGCTGATCGCCGTCATCGAGGACCCTGCCAGGCTGGTGACCATCGCCGCGCCGGGCGAGGCCCCTTTCGAGCGCGCGCTCGCGCCCGACGAGATCACCGACTTCTACCTCCTGCGCAACCGGGGGACCGACAGCCTGGAGCAGAACCGCGAGGAGCAGGAGGAAGAGCCCCAAAGCCCCTTCGACCCCAACAACGAAAACGACCGCGATCCCGGCGCGCGCGATTCCGGGCGGGGCGGGCAGCGCGGGGACGCCGGTGAGGAACGCGAGGACTCGGACTATCTACAGCTCGGCGAACTGCTGAGCGACCTCGGCCCTGTCGGACCTGGACACCCGGCCGAAGCGCCCGGCGCCCTGATGGCCCAACTGGGGAGTGATTTCCAGCCGGGCGGAGGCGACCCCCTGGCCCTCCTCCTCTTTGATGGGGCGCAGGGCGAGCTGATCTACTGA
- a CDS encoding ATP/GTP-binding protein yields the protein MDALSLQEIAALGKPGMARALTFLEREAGSEAATALLDQAYAAPRAQVIGLTGPPGVGKSTLAGALINSFRAQDLTVGVIAVDPSSRRSGG from the coding sequence ATGGACGCCTTAAGTCTTCAAGAGATCGCAGCGCTGGGCAAGCCCGGCATGGCGCGCGCCCTGACCTTCCTGGAACGGGAGGCGGGCAGCGAGGCCGCGACGGCGCTGCTGGATCAGGCCTATGCCGCGCCTCGGGCCCAGGTGATCGGCCTGACGGGGCCCCCGGGTGTCGGCAAGTCGACGCTGGCGGGCGCGCTGATCAACAGCTTCCGGGCCCAGGACCTGACGGTCGGGGTGATCGCCGTCGACCCCTCCTCGCGCCGCTCAGGCGGCG
- a CDS encoding methylmalonyl Co-A mutase-associated GTPase MeaB — SGGALLGDRTRLATDPGDGGLFVRSMAARDRLGGLAEMTLGAMVLMRALYDRVIVETVGVGQSETDVDEVADTVVFCVQPGSGDSLQFMKAGIMEIPHIAVVTKADSGPQARRALSDLKGAISLSRDAAEAEDWAVHCLTLSARSGEGLEELTAALAEHWSWLGERERLAARREAQGLRWLVEALRERYGKEGLRRLGLPDLPPGASPFSRLAELAARLTGPQRPW, encoded by the coding sequence CTCAGGCGGCGCGCTTCTGGGCGACCGGACGCGGCTCGCCACGGACCCCGGTGACGGCGGACTTTTCGTGCGCTCCATGGCCGCCCGCGACCGTCTGGGCGGGCTTGCCGAGATGACACTGGGCGCGATGGTGCTGATGCGCGCGCTCTATGACCGCGTGATCGTGGAGACCGTGGGCGTTGGCCAGTCGGAGACCGATGTCGACGAGGTTGCGGACACGGTGGTCTTCTGCGTGCAGCCGGGCTCCGGCGATTCGCTTCAGTTCATGAAGGCGGGGATCATGGAGATCCCCCACATCGCGGTCGTGACCAAGGCCGACAGCGGGCCGCAGGCGCGGCGCGCGCTCTCCGACCTGAAGGGTGCGATTTCCTTGAGCCGCGATGCGGCGGAGGCGGAGGACTGGGCGGTCCATTGCCTGACGCTCTCCGCGCGCAGCGGCGAGGGCCTGGAGGAACTGACCGCCGCGCTGGCGGAGCACTGGTCCTGGCTGGGCGAGCGGGAGCGCCTGGCCGCGCGGCGCGAGGCACAGGGGCTGCGCTGGCTGGTGGAGGCGCTGCGCGAGCGCTACGGCAAGGAGGGACTGCGGCGCTTGGGCTTGCCCGACCTGCCGCCGGGCGCCTCGCCCTTCAGCCGCCTTGCCGAACTGGCCGCCCGGCTGACCGGGCCGCAGCGGCCCTGGTGA
- the ccmI gene encoding c-type cytochrome biogenesis protein CcmI: MTLWIGILLLLLLVAGGLTLVLMVRRTGAEDRRGHLLEVYRAQLSEVDRDLSRGLIDGTAAEAARTEISRRILKLEEETPEAAAVGSSRQRVLAPLLGLSLAAAALGLYLAIGSPDTPGVPYAAREAERQAAAQEQQAQAPMIQALRQLELRLEENPEDPEGQFTLAQIYLQLGQPGRSAGAMRRALALDPDNADYHAALGEALILANGGRLSAEARAALDRAIELEPGNPRASFFLAMALVEQGRRDEGLEQLVALLRQAPPDASWRGGVLRAAQGLAQDLGRELPEDIAQAPQQPAPPFAGGGIEGMDEEQQAMIREMVAGLAARLQQEPDDLEGWQRLARSYQVLGDPEKQAEALGQIARLQPDDAQAQIEAALALVESARGRGETLPPAAEPYFARALELQPDSIDARFFLGEYAFQRGEPEVARAYWTPLLTLLPAESDIGGFLRRRLDALESQ; the protein is encoded by the coding sequence ATGACGCTTTGGATCGGCATCCTCCTCCTCTTGCTTCTGGTCGCGGGCGGCCTGACGCTCGTGCTGATGGTGAGGCGCACCGGGGCCGAGGACCGGCGCGGCCATCTGCTGGAGGTCTACCGCGCCCAGTTGAGCGAAGTGGACCGCGACCTCAGCCGCGGGCTGATCGACGGGACCGCCGCCGAGGCGGCCCGGACCGAGATTTCCCGCCGCATCCTGAAGCTGGAGGAGGAAACGCCGGAGGCCGCGGCAGTCGGCAGCAGCCGTCAGCGCGTCCTGGCCCCTCTGCTGGGGCTCTCGTTGGCGGCGGCGGCGCTGGGGCTCTACCTCGCCATCGGCAGCCCCGACACGCCCGGCGTCCCCTATGCCGCGCGCGAAGCCGAGCGGCAGGCCGCCGCCCAGGAGCAGCAGGCGCAAGCCCCGATGATCCAGGCGCTGCGGCAGCTCGAACTGCGCCTTGAGGAAAATCCCGAGGACCCGGAGGGGCAGTTCACACTCGCCCAGATCTACCTGCAACTGGGCCAGCCGGGCCGCTCTGCCGGCGCCATGCGGCGCGCCCTGGCGCTCGACCCGGACAACGCGGACTACCACGCCGCCCTCGGCGAGGCGCTGATCCTGGCGAACGGCGGCAGGCTCTCCGCCGAAGCGCGCGCCGCCCTGGACCGCGCCATAGAGCTGGAGCCCGGCAACCCGCGCGCCAGCTTCTTCCTGGCCATGGCGCTGGTTGAACAAGGACGGCGAGACGAAGGGCTGGAGCAGCTCGTCGCCCTGCTGCGCCAGGCGCCGCCTGACGCCTCCTGGCGCGGGGGCGTGCTGCGCGCGGCCCAGGGTCTGGCGCAGGACCTGGGCCGGGAGCTGCCCGAAGACATCGCGCAAGCCCCGCAACAACCCGCTCCGCCCTTCGCGGGCGGCGGCATCGAAGGCATGGACGAAGAGCAGCAGGCGATGATCCGCGAGATGGTGGCCGGTCTGGCCGCGCGGCTGCAACAGGAGCCCGACGACCTCGAGGGCTGGCAGCGGCTTGCCCGCTCCTATCAGGTCCTGGGCGATCCGGAGAAACAGGCCGAGGCGCTGGGACAGATCGCCCGTCTGCAGCCCGACGACGCGCAAGCCCAGATCGAGGCCGCGCTCGCCCTGGTCGAGAGCGCGCGAGGGCGCGGCGAGACCCTGCCGCCCGCGGCCGAGCCCTATTTCGCCCGCGCGCTGGAACTGCAGCCGGACTCCATCGACGCCCGCTTCTTTCTGGGCGAGTACGCCTTCCAGCGGGGCGAGCCCGAGGTGGCGCGCGCCTACTGGACGCCGCTCTTGACCCTGCTGCCCGCCGAGAGCGACATCGGCGGCTTCCTGCGCCGCCGCCTGGACGCTCTGGAAAGCCAATAG
- a CDS encoding dihydroorotase — MAQTYDLILRGGSVATPNGLETIDVGVMDGRIAALGRVAGDAAEVIDATGLHVLPGVIDSQVHFREPGLEHKEDLESGTRAAALGGVTAIFEMPNTNPSTLSASDLEEKLRRAKGRAWVEHAFFMGSSEENAHELDELELLPGCSGVKIFMGSSTGSLLVEDDEALTEVLRHGRRRVSIHAEDEARLRERMPMVRDGAPVSMHPEWRDVETAVRATKRIIRIARAAGRRIHVLHISTAEEVPLLAAAKDVATMEATPQHLTLAAPDCYERWGSYAQMNPPIREAYHREGLWQAVQCGVVDVIGSDHAPHTAEEKARDYPKSPSGMPGVQTLLPLLLNHMAEGRLTLQRLVDLTSAGPQRIFGIEGKGRIALGYDADFTLVDLKAERTIEKDWLASKCGWSPFEGKAIKGWPVGTIIRGRCVMRDGQLLDSPIGEPVRFLETLPQG, encoded by the coding sequence TTGGCCCAGACCTATGACCTGATCCTGCGCGGCGGAAGCGTCGCGACGCCCAACGGTCTCGAGACCATCGATGTAGGCGTCATGGATGGACGCATCGCCGCCCTCGGGCGCGTAGCGGGCGACGCCGCCGAGGTGATCGACGCGACCGGCCTGCACGTGCTGCCGGGCGTGATCGACAGCCAGGTGCACTTCCGCGAACCCGGTCTGGAGCACAAGGAGGACCTGGAGAGCGGCACACGGGCCGCCGCCCTGGGCGGCGTCACGGCGATCTTCGAGATGCCGAACACCAACCCTTCGACTCTCTCCGCCTCCGACCTGGAGGAAAAGCTGCGGCGTGCGAAAGGCCGCGCCTGGGTCGAGCACGCCTTCTTCATGGGTTCTTCCGAAGAGAACGCCCATGAGCTGGACGAGCTGGAGCTGCTGCCCGGCTGCTCGGGCGTGAAGATCTTCATGGGCTCTTCGACCGGCAGCCTTCTGGTCGAGGACGACGAGGCCCTGACCGAGGTGCTGCGCCACGGGCGGCGGCGCGTCTCGATCCACGCCGAGGACGAGGCGCGGCTGCGCGAGCGCATGCCGATGGTGCGCGACGGCGCGCCGGTCTCCATGCATCCCGAATGGCGCGATGTCGAGACGGCGGTGCGCGCGACCAAGCGGATCATCCGGATCGCCCGGGCGGCCGGGCGGCGCATCCACGTCTTGCACATCTCCACCGCCGAGGAGGTGCCGCTGCTGGCCGCCGCCAAGGACGTGGCGACCATGGAGGCGACGCCCCAGCACCTGACGCTTGCCGCGCCGGACTGCTACGAGCGCTGGGGCAGCTACGCCCAGATGAACCCGCCGATCCGCGAGGCCTATCACCGCGAGGGGCTGTGGCAGGCCGTGCAGTGCGGCGTGGTGGACGTCATCGGCTCCGACCACGCGCCCCACACGGCGGAGGAAAAGGCGCGGGACTATCCCAAATCGCCCTCCGGCATGCCGGGGGTTCAGACGCTGCTTCCCCTGCTGCTCAACCACATGGCCGAGGGGCGCTTGACCCTTCAGCGCCTGGTCGACCTGACCAGCGCCGGTCCGCAGCGGATCTTCGGCATCGAGGGCAAGGGCCGGATCGCGCTTGGCTACGACGCCGACTTCACGCTGGTCGACCTGAAGGCCGAGCGGACCATCGAAAAGGACTGGCTCGCCAGCAAGTGCGGCTGGTCGCCCTTCGAGGGCAAGGCCATCAAGGGCTGGCCCGTCGGCACCATCATCCGCGGCCGCTGCGTGATGCGCGACGGGCAGCTTCTGGACAGCCCCATCGGCGAGCCCGTGCGCTTCCTGGAGACCCTGCCGCAGGGGTGA
- a CDS encoding acetyl-CoA acetyltransferase, producing the protein MTACIVGWSHTPFAKHENEDLESLILKVATQALDDAGLSPEEVDEIYVGNFNEGFAPQGFPASLVLQADDRFRFKPATRVENACATGSAAIHQGLKSIAARDSRVVLVVGVEKMTGISGPEIGNTLLKASYVKEEADIEGGFAGVFGRIAQQYFQRYGDQTDALAAIAAKNHKNGVANPLAQMRKDLGFEFCRDVSEKNPFVAGPLKRTDCSLVSDGAAALVLTDMDTALSMKKAVVFRAAAQVNDFLPMSKRDIIQFEGCEAAWKKAFAQARVGLEDLSFVETHDCFTIAELLEYEAMGLTPRGEGAKAALEGWTAKDGKLPVNPSGGLKSKGHPIGATGVSMHVMTAMQLTGTAGDMQLENAKLGGIFNMGGAAVANYCSILEPLR; encoded by the coding sequence ATGACCGCCTGCATTGTCGGCTGGAGCCACACGCCCTTCGCAAAGCATGAGAACGAAGACCTCGAGTCGCTGATCCTGAAGGTCGCGACGCAGGCGCTGGACGACGCCGGTCTCTCGCCCGAGGAGGTCGACGAGATCTACGTCGGCAACTTCAACGAGGGCTTCGCGCCGCAGGGCTTTCCCGCCTCTCTGGTGCTGCAGGCCGACGACCGTTTCCGTTTCAAGCCCGCAACGCGCGTCGAGAACGCCTGCGCGACCGGCTCCGCGGCGATCCATCAGGGACTGAAATCGATTGCCGCCAGGGACTCCCGCGTGGTGCTGGTGGTCGGCGTCGAGAAGATGACCGGCATCTCCGGCCCCGAGATCGGCAACACGCTCCTAAAGGCCTCCTACGTGAAGGAGGAGGCGGATATCGAGGGCGGTTTCGCCGGTGTCTTCGGGCGCATCGCCCAGCAGTACTTCCAGCGATATGGCGACCAGACCGACGCCCTCGCGGCGATCGCTGCGAAGAACCACAAGAACGGCGTGGCCAACCCGCTTGCGCAGATGCGCAAGGACCTGGGCTTCGAATTCTGCCGCGATGTTTCGGAGAAGAACCCTTTCGTCGCCGGGCCTCTGAAGCGCACGGACTGCTCGCTGGTGTCCGACGGCGCGGCGGCGCTGGTCCTGACCGACATGGACACCGCGCTCTCCATGAAGAAGGCCGTGGTGTTCCGCGCGGCGGCGCAGGTCAACGACTTCCTGCCCATGTCCAAGCGTGACATCATCCAGTTCGAGGGCTGTGAGGCGGCCTGGAAGAAGGCCTTCGCCCAGGCCCGCGTGGGACTGGAAGACCTCTCCTTCGTCGAGACGCACGACTGCTTCACCATCGCCGAACTGCTGGAGTACGAGGCCATGGGCCTGACGCCTCGGGGCGAGGGCGCGAAGGCTGCCTTGGAAGGCTGGACGGCCAAGGACGGAAAGCTGCCCGTGAACCCTTCGGGGGGCCTCAAATCCAAGGGCCATCCGATCGGCGCGACCGGCGTTTCCATGCATGTGATGACCGCCATGCAGTTGACCGGCACCGCCGGCGACATGCAGCTCGAGAACGCCAAGCTGGGCGGGATTTTCAACATGGGCGGGGCGGCCGTCGCCAACTACTGCTCGATTCTGGAGCCTCTGCGCTAA
- a CDS encoding helix-turn-helix transcriptional regulator: MSSTTGERIAKARGNLGLSIEDVAGRAGVRGATVESWEAGTTEPRPNKLLQLAGILEVSLMWLMTGIAAQDEDRVVEFDPLARLDRKLERALALQAEGSRVLSEIADELAGLRDEKTGAA; the protein is encoded by the coding sequence ATGAGCAGCACGACTGGAGAGCGGATTGCCAAGGCCCGCGGCAACCTCGGCCTGAGCATCGAGGACGTGGCGGGCCGGGCGGGCGTCCGTGGCGCGACCGTCGAGAGCTGGGAAGCCGGGACCACCGAGCCCCGGCCCAACAAGCTCCTGCAGCTTGCCGGCATCCTGGAAGTTTCCTTGATGTGGCTGATGACCGGCATCGCCGCCCAGGACGAGGACCGCGTGGTCGAGTTCGATCCCCTGGCGCGCCTGGACCGTAAACTGGAACGCGCGCTGGCCCTGCAGGCCGAGGGCTCCAGGGTCCTGAGCGAGATTGCCGATGAGCTGGCCGGTCTGCGTGACGAGAAAACCGGCGCCGCGTAG